CGTAGTATTGAGAAAGACTGGCTCCCTGTGTGTAAACCAAAAATCTTGAAGCCAATGCGGCATCTAGCGTCACATTGTTAAATATATCAACCTGTAGGTTAGTCAGCAGAAGCTCAGGACCTACTTCTGTAGCACGGTTAGGGTCAATTTGTAGCTCTTCAAAATCCTGACAGGCGCCGGTAGTCAGGATGATAAATGTGAATATGATATACTTTATGTTCTTTTTCATGAGTTATCCATGTTAAGCCATTAAAAATATAGCTGGATTTTGCTTAAAGCATTTCCGCTAAGGTTTAGACATTGTTCTTAAAAAGTGAGATTAATGTTGAAACCTAAGCTTCGTGCAGAGGGCGTCTGAAGGTTATCTTCTCCCTGATCTGGGTCTATATTAGGGACATCGGACCAGAGAAAGAGGTTTCTTCCTACAAAAGAAACTGAAGCCTGTTCAAAAAAAGTGTTATCCAACACGGAGTTAGGTAACGCATAGGTAAGCGTAACTTCTCTTAGCTTCATAAATGTTTCTTTATATATACCCGGCTCTGAAGGAGATCCGTCATAGAAATCTTTAGTCCAGGAAATGTAATTAACAGCCTGGGTATTAGGCGCGAACGTACGGCTGTCGCTCAGGATGTTGCCGTCACTATCGTACTCCACATCTCCATCCAGAAGTACCACACCATCACCCACATAGGTAGATTCTCCGTTGTTGGCATCATCGCGATACTGGTTCACTGAGCCAGGATGAGTACCCCCCCACCACATTTTAGAATTAGTAGTACTGTAGAAACTGCCGCCGTAGCGTCCATCTAAAAGTACACTCAGAGTAAAGTTTTTGTAGGAGAAGCTATTGTTAATACCGAACACACCATCAGGATCGGAGTAGCCTACTCGTCTTTGAAAAGGATCAATAAGGGGAAAACCATTGTCTCCGTAAATGATATCTCCTTCGGGAGAACGCAGCCATACCGAAGTATAATAAGCGTCAGCTCGTTCACCAACTTTTACATTATTTAGCTCATTTGCATCACCATATACCTGGGTAAGCTCACGACGGTGTCTGGACCAGTTAAGCATGACATCCCATTGAAAAAGGTCAAGTTTAAGGGGTGTAGCATTAAGCACTACTTCTATTCCACGTCTTTTGTATTCGTTGCCATTTACAAGGCGAGAAGTAAAGCCAGAGGCTTCAGACACAGGAATAGTTGTAATATTGTTATAATCTCGCATGCTATAATAGGCTACGTCTATTCCCAAACGACCTTGTAGGAAGCGGGCATCCAAGCCTATTTCATAAGAATCTGTAGTTTCCGGAGATATGTCAGAAGAAATCTGTGTTTCAGGGAAATAGACAGATGCGTTGTTGTTCCAATTGATACCTGGCAGATAGGCCTGAACCTGGTTGTAGGGGTATTCACTGCCAAAGCCAGTCAGGTCAAAGTTGATATAACCGGAGGATACCTGAGACCATGAACCTCGTAATTTCAAAAACTCAAAAGCTTCAGGTACAGGCATTATATCTGACACCACAGTACTTAGAGAGACAGATGGGTAAAAGTATGAGTTGTTCTCTAACGGCAAGGTAGAGATCCAGTCATTTCTTCCGGTTACGGTCAAAAATACTGAGTTCAAAAATTCAATATCCAGAGTTCCGTAGAGGCTGTTTACTTTTTGGTCCTGCAATAGGTTGCCTCCCGTAAGGTTACTGGTAGAGTTGCTTAAATTGTAATACTCCGGTACATTGAGCCCGTCGGTATATGCATTAAGTGTACGGAAGTTATTATAGCGGTTTGCGCCTCCCACAGAAACACTAATGTTTAACTCCTCTGCCAGCTGTTTACGATAGGTCGCGATAATATCAGTATTGATATTAAAATTGTATTCGTTACTAAGCTCCAGGTTTCCACGAGATTTTACTCCATACCGGATATAACTCAAAGGTTCTTTTACACTACGATTTGTATTGTACCAGTTGAAGCCCGAACGTGCAAGAATTTCCAGGTTTTCCAGTGGCTCATAGGTTAAACTAAGTTGGCCGTAATTATTGTCTTTGTTATACCCTTGCAAAAATTCGTATGCCTGAAAGTAAGGATTGTTATACCATGAGGTATTGTAATGGCGCTGCTGTACACCTTCATTTCCTTCCTGCCAGTAGTTTCTAAGGTCACGCACGTCAATATCCGGGCCTGTCCACAAGACCAGGTTATAAAGATAGTTTTGCGGACCGTAGCTTCTCTCAGGGAAATTGTCGCTATACTGCTTATTGTATGTCAGTGAGGCATCTGCGCGAAGTTTTTCAGCCAGTTGATAGCCTCCTGCTACTGTAAAAGTAGTAGAATTTAGACCTGTATTAGGCACCATACCTTTCTGATACATATGAGATAAGGATGCTCTAAAGTTTCCTTTTTCATTACCTCCGCTGATACTAACATTGTTTGTAGAGATCATACCTGTTCTGAAAAAGTTCTCTACATTGTTTTCTCCTCGTGATATAAAAGGAGTAGGTATGCGTTCTCCGGTAACAGGGTCTATCGGGCTATCATATTGAGTTGTTTCAAAAAATCCACTGGCAGTACTTGCATCTGCCTGGTTCAGCTTGGGTCCCCATATCCACCCGCCACCTTCTGGTCCACTTCCAGAGCCATTGATGTAGGCGTAAGTACCATTATTACCATTTCCGTAAGTGCTCTGTACATCAGGTATACGCAAATAACTAGGCTGAAACATGGTACTTGAATTTACACTCACTTCTACACCTTCCTGGCTACCTCTTTTGGTCGTAATCATGATAGCTCCATCTCTACCAATAGAGCCATAGAGCGCAGAAGCGGTAGGCCCTTTGAGCACATCTATACTTTCCACGTCGTCAGAGCTTATTTTCCAAAGGTCTGCTTCCGGGTTAGGAATACCGTCTATAACAATTAGAGGATCTCTACCTCTTAGTTCAAGCTTGGGGTCTTCAAAGAGCCCGGTAGGGTTATACACATTCAGGCCAGCTACTTTACCAGTAAGGGAGCGGGCGACATTAGGCTCACGGGCTTTTTGCAGCCCTTCTCCAGCTACCTCCTGCACTGCATATCCCAGGGCTTTTTTCTCCTTTTCTATACCTAATGCGGTAACAACTACTTCGGAGAGCTGCTCTGCATCTGAGTTTAAAGTGATATTAATCTGGCTACGACCATTAATGGCAACTTCTTTTGTTTCAAACCCTACAAAAGAAAAAATCAATGATGTATTTGCCTCGGAAACCTCAATACGGTAGAGACCTTCAAGGTTGGTAACTGTACCTTGAGTAGTATTTTTGACCAGTACATTTACTCCGGGTACAGGTTCTCCCGATGTATCTACTACAGTGCCACTTACCTGAGTTGACTGCGCTTGCAAAAACAGACTAAAACTTACACCAAAAAGCGTAAAAAACATATATTTTACCCACCAAAATTGATGGACAAAAACCAGTAAAAGTTTCTTCATAGTAAACTATTTAATGATGATGAATTTGACTGACAAAGTAGGTCAGCATTAAACAATGGCTCAGCAAAAATACTACAAGCCCTGCAACAATGGATTTATTAGGAAATTAAGCTTATGTTAAGCTTTTTGTACCCAAAAGGTAACATTCCCGGGCAGTATGTTATTGTAAAAGAAAGCAACTCTCAAAAGTGAGTACAGACAAAGGAGTTGCATGAGCTCCAACTTTATTTTGAAGCACAAAGGTACATCTTACACCTTAGCATCCCAAATTATACACTAACTAGATTCTCATATTTCTACTCAAAATAGGTATATCCATCTTTTCTTGGCTTAAAGGTATATACCCCTTATACTTGCTGTTCTTTTCCAGAATACAAACCGAATTTTCATGCAATCTCCTCTTATAAAAAAACTCCTTCCCTCTTTATACATCATGGCTGCACTACTACTACTGGGTGGAGTACTTCACCTGATGGGCCACCCAGTGTACTGGCCTGGGTTTGCGTCTATGATGTGTTTTTACGCTGTCATTTTTTATATAGGTACTTATGCCGCTTCTATGAAAGGAGAAGAAAATGAGAATAGTATTATGCTTGCTGGCAGGTCAATTCCATTAGGCGTAGCGGTATTTACCATGAGTGCGACCTGGGTTGGCGGAGGCTATATTAATGGTACAGCAGAATACACCAACTCTTCTGGCATTGCCTGGGTACAAGCACCCTGGGGCTATGCACTCAGCTTAATTGTTGGAGGCTTGTTTTTCGCCAGAAAAATGCGGCGCTATGAGTTTAAAACCATGATAGATCCCTTGCAACAACGCTTTGGCAAGAAAGTGGCTGCCCTGCTTTCACTGCCAGCTATCTGTGGAGAACTCTTCTGGACATCCGCTATACTCACCGCCCTGGGAACCACCTTTGGCACCGTACTAGGAATGGACTTTGTGCCATCAATTATCGCATCAGCCGCAATTGCCATAGCTTATACCGCATTAGGAGGACTATGGGCAGTAGCTTTTACGGATGTTATTCAGATGATATTACTCCTTATTGGGTTGGTTTTAGTAATTCCTTTTGCTCTGGATAAAGTTGGAGGCTGGGACCTGGCCTGGAAAACTTACGTAGAACATAAAGGAATATTAGCAAACGCACTCCCTCCTATAGATGGCTGGAAACACAAAAGCTGGGGTAATTACTACTGGAACTGGTGGGACTCGGCGCTACTTCTGATTTTTGGGGGTATTCCTTGGCAGGTATATTTTCAGAGAGTGCTGGCTTCTAAAAATGAAAAAGTAGCTATGCGCCTTTCTATCATTGCAGGTTTTGTATGTATGGCCGCTGCCATACCAGCTGTGATGATTGGTGTAATTGGTCATGTGGCGCCCTGGGAAGCTTTAGGCGTAGCTCCTCCGCAAGAAGCAGCACTAACTTTACCATATGTAGTACGTTACCTCACCAATCCTTTTGTAGCTACTATCGGCCTTGGTGCCATAGCTGCCGCTGTAATGTCTTCGGTAGACTCTTCTATACTTTCTGCTTCTTCTATGGCCTCATGGAATATCTACAGAACTTTACTAAAACCTAAAGTAGATTCTAAGACGCTGGCGAAGGTGATAAAGCGGGTAATATGGATTATCGGAGTGGCTGCCACACTCATTGCTTTACAGGTAAAAAGTGTATACGCGCTGTGGTTTTTGTGCAGCGACTTTGTGTACTGCATTCTCTTTCCTCAGTTGGTTTGTGCCCTCTTCGACAAAAAAGCTAATCGCTACGGAGCTATAGCCGGCCTGCTAGTCTCTCTTATACTACGCTTTGGTGGTGGAGAAGCAACTTTAGGCATCCCCAACATAATACCATACCCCCTTATTGAAGATGGTAACGTACTCTTTCCGTTCAGGACAACAGCTATGCTAAGCGGCTTGCTTACTATGGTTATAGTGTCCAGGCTTAGTCAAAAACAGTGTCCGCCTCAACCTTTGCACAAGCTGAAGCAGACTATTACAAATTAACTGTTAAGGATAAAATCAGCACAACGTTCACCAATCATCATACAGGTAATACAAGGATTAACACTGGTAATACTCGGAAAAACAGAGGCATCCGCTATTCTCAGGTTTTGTATCCCTTTTACCTGAAGGTGGGTGTTCACCACAGCTTTAGGGTCATCATCTGTACCCAGCTTACATGTGCCTGCTGGATGATATACTGTATTATGCGTCTTGTATATGTAGTCTAAAATTTGCTCATCTGTCTGCACATCAGGTCCGGGAGCTAACTCTCTCTTTATCCAGGGCTTTAGTGAAGCTTGTGCCGCGATTTTTCTGGCAGTTTTTATCCCCTCTACCATTACCCGGGCATCGTGGCCCTCAGGATCAGAGAAATATTTTGGATCAATAAGGGGCGGATCTTCGGCACGATTAGACTGTAAACGAACTGTACCTTCGCTCCTGGCCTGCATAACGTTGGGCGTAAGTGAAAAGGCGTTATCAGAAGTAGGATACCCAGCAGGAAGCGTATGCATATCAAAAGCTTCAGTTCCAAAGTGGAACATCAGGTCTGACATACCTAGCTGAGGATCAGTTTTACAAAAAACACCTATCTCATACTTTTGAGCGCTTTTTTCAGGAACTTGCTGCTCCGCTTCCCATATAATAACTCCTTCGGGATGGTCTACCAGGTGCTCCCCTACTCCCGGCAGATCTTGTATCACTTGTATACCTACCTCTTGCAGATGTTCTTTTGGGCCAATGCCAGAAAGCATAAGCAAATGTGGTGTATGAAATGCCCCCCCTGATAGAATAACTTCTTTATTGGCTTCAAATGTACCTTTGTTTGTCTCTACCGCAACAACTTTTTTTGCATCGTCTAACAACAATTTTGTCGCAAAAGTCTCTGTTACTACAGTAAGTCCAGCCGGAATTTTGTCGTATGGATGCAGGTAAGCTACAGAACTGGAGTGGCGTATACCACCCTTTTTGTTTAAAGAAAACCAGCCTGCACTTTCGTGATAATTGCCATTTTCAAAGTCCTGAGCGGCTATGCCATACTCCTCGCAGGCATCTATCATAGCTTTTCCGCAATCGTTTTCTGAGTCGGACTTCTCCAGATTTACTTTCTCTAATACTTTGTTGTAGAAAGGACGTACCTCCTGGGGAGTCCAGTTTTTGATTCCCTTTTGGGTCCACTGCTCAAAATCGTAGTCTGGAGCCTGAAAAGCTATCGCTGAATTGTGTGAGCTACAACCGCCCATAACTTTCGCCCTGCTATGGCGCATATTGCTATTTCCGGTAGCCTGAGGGGCAATAGGAAAATCATAGTCTAAATCGCCTTCTAATAAAGTGTGCCATTCCTTGAGTTGTAGTACATCCTCTCTTTGCTCATCCGATATCCCTGCCTCTATGAGCAAAACTTCTCCTTTTTGTTTTTCAGCTAATCGGTATGCAGTCACCACGCCGGCAGTACCCCCACCTACAACTATATAATCGTATTTCATTTGCATGTTTGTATGAGTTGCTTACACCTGAGTAAGCTTTCTATTTATGATAAAATGAGTATTCTTTTAAATTATTAAACTTCTACCCTAGAAGGGATCTTCCATTTTATTCATGGCAATGTAGACTGTTTTGAGCTGCGTATAGTGCTCTATGGCTGCCAGCCCATTTTCTCGTCCTATGCCCGACTGTTTGTATCCACCAAATGGTATTTCTACCGGATTAATGTTAAAGGTATTTACCCAGCACATACCTGCCTGCAACTGAGCAACTACCCGATGCGCACGCCTGATATCATTGGTAAATACCCCTGCGGCAAGTCCAAAAGGAGAGTTATTTGCCCTTTCTACTACTTCTGCTTCATCCTCAAAAGTTAGTAGCGAGAGTACTGGCCCGAATATTTCTTCTTCTACTATCCGTAAGTCATCCTGACCACTGGCAAAAATAGTAGGCTGAACAAAGTATCCTCCTTCGCAGCCTTCTACTCGCACCTGCTCTCCACCATACAGTAGTTCAGCTTTTTGCTCTTTGCCCAAATGAATGTACTGCATTACCTTCTCAAAATGATCTTTACTGATCAGGGCTCCCACCTGTGTTTCAGGATCTGAAGGATTTCCAACTTTCAGATTTTTGGTTTTTTCTACTAAACGCTCAATAAACTTTTCGCGAATTGAGCTATGAACAAACACTCGTGTTCCGTTACTACAAATTTCCCCCTGAGTATAAAAATTACCCAGCATAGCACCATGAACAGCCTCGTCTATATCGGCATCTTCAAAAATCAGGATAGGTGATTTACCCCCCAGCTCAAGGGTAACGTGCTTAAGCGTGGTAGCAGCTGCCTGCATTACTTTTTTGCCTGTACCTACTTCTCCGGTAATAGATACTTTTGCAATATCCGGATGAGCGGTCAGCATCTGCCCTACTTCTCCATCTCCTTGTATTACATTAAATACTCCCTCGGGCATGCCTGCTTCTGCAAATATTTCCGCAACTTTTAAGGCAGTAAGAGGTGTTAGCTCAGCGGGCTTAAAAATCATTACATTACCACAAGCCAGTGCAGGGGCAGCTTTCCAACAGGCGATTTGTATCGGGTAATTCCAGGCTCCTATACCGGCACAAATACCAAGAGGCTCTCTTCTTGTAAAAGCAAAGTCTCCGCCTAGTTCTATGTGCTCTCCGTGCAGACTAGCCGCGATTCCGGCATAGTACTCCAGACAGTCAGCCCCAGAAATTACGTCTACTGCCAGAGCCTCTTTTATCGGCTTGCCAGTATCTATCACCTCCAGCTGCGCCAGTTCATCGTTGCGCTCTCTAAGTAGTTCTGAAGCTCTATGTAGTATGCGGCCTCTCGCTGTGGGCGACATGGCTGACCATACCTTAAAACCTTTTTTAGCAGAAGCTATACATTTTGCAAAGTCGTCAGTAGATGCGCTGGTTACCTCATGAATGGCTTCTCCAGTTGCAGGGTTATAGTTGGTAAATACTTTTCCAGTACCATTGACTGGATGGTTATTAATAAAGAGTGGTAGCTTTTCCATGATGCAAGTATATAAAAATTAAAGGAACAGGCTTGCTATAGCATAACTGATAACATGGAAATGCGTTACACTTAGCTCACTATCTTTTCCAGGAGGTGGCCTACAAAATAGGCGAGCATAGCCGCTGAAGCACCTAAAAACAGCGTTTCAAGAATACTTCTTAAACGATTGGTCTGTGTCACCATACTCTTTTTAAACGATTGGTCTGTGTCACCATACTCTTTAGCCAACCTATACCGACAAATGCCATTGAAGTAAGCACACTGGCAATCAGGAAAGTATTGGCTACTACTATACCATTCAGGTAATTGAACACATAGATGAGCAGAGGAATTAACCCTACTACGAAAAATGAGATAAAAGTAAGCAGTCCCATCATCCAGGGCGATTTTGTTTCAGGAACCATTTCCAGCTCTTCTTTCATCATTACATCTACCCAGCGGTCTTTGTTTTCTGTAATTTTAGCAACCACCTGCTCCAATAGTTCACCTTCAAAGCCTTTGGCGGCATAGATTTCCCGTACTTCTTCTTCCTCTCTTTTAGGCATATTTTCTACCTCCCAGTACTCTACTCTTTTATGCTTTTCGTAATTATCACGTTCAGACTGGGTAGAAAGGTAAGCACCTACCGACATGGAAAATCCGTCGGCGATCAGGTTAGCAAAGCCTAAGATAAGCACGATTGAAGCGCTAAGTTCTGCTCCCGCAGCGCCCGCAACTACAGCAAAGGTAGTTACACTTCCATCTATACCTCCATATACAAATTCACCCAGATACTCTTGTAGCTTCCCCCAGGAGGAATTGCTCCCATGAAAATGATCTTCCTGTCTGCTGCTATGTTTTGCTTTCATTAAGAACTCTTTCCTGAATATAGTCATAGCGACAAAAGAATGTAATGCTTAACCTTAATTTGAAACTGATTCAAATAATTTACATGCACTCAGGCGTTTGAAACTCTTAGGTGGAACACTCCTTGTAAAATACCAAATACACATTCGGTCATGGAAAATAAAAAACAAAGAATTTTAGATACTACCCTAAAACTTATCACTGAAA
This window of the Porifericola rhodea genome carries:
- a CDS encoding GMC family oxidoreductase → MKYDYIVVGGGTAGVVTAYRLAEKQKGEVLLIEAGISDEQREDVLQLKEWHTLLEGDLDYDFPIAPQATGNSNMRHSRAKVMGGCSSHNSAIAFQAPDYDFEQWTQKGIKNWTPQEVRPFYNKVLEKVNLEKSDSENDCGKAMIDACEEYGIAAQDFENGNYHESAGWFSLNKKGGIRHSSSVAYLHPYDKIPAGLTVVTETFATKLLLDDAKKVVAVETNKGTFEANKEVILSGGAFHTPHLLMLSGIGPKEHLQEVGIQVIQDLPGVGEHLVDHPEGVIIWEAEQQVPEKSAQKYEIGVFCKTDPQLGMSDLMFHFGTEAFDMHTLPAGYPTSDNAFSLTPNVMQARSEGTVRLQSNRAEDPPLIDPKYFSDPEGHDARVMVEGIKTARKIAAQASLKPWIKRELAPGPDVQTDEQILDYIYKTHNTVYHPAGTCKLGTDDDPKAVVNTHLQVKGIQNLRIADASVFPSITSVNPCITCMMIGERCADFILNS
- the betB gene encoding betaine-aldehyde dehydrogenase, which encodes MEKLPLFINNHPVNGTGKVFTNYNPATGEAIHEVTSASTDDFAKCIASAKKGFKVWSAMSPTARGRILHRASELLRERNDELAQLEVIDTGKPIKEALAVDVISGADCLEYYAGIAASLHGEHIELGGDFAFTRREPLGICAGIGAWNYPIQIACWKAAPALACGNVMIFKPAELTPLTALKVAEIFAEAGMPEGVFNVIQGDGEVGQMLTAHPDIAKVSITGEVGTGKKVMQAAATTLKHVTLELGGKSPILIFEDADIDEAVHGAMLGNFYTQGEICSNGTRVFVHSSIREKFIERLVEKTKNLKVGNPSDPETQVGALISKDHFEKVMQYIHLGKEQKAELLYGGEQVRVEGCEGGYFVQPTIFASGQDDLRIVEEEIFGPVLSLLTFEDEAEVVERANNSPFGLAAGVFTNDIRRAHRVVAQLQAGMCWVNTFNINPVEIPFGGYKQSGIGRENGLAAIEHYTQLKTVYIAMNKMEDPF
- a CDS encoding SusC/RagA family TonB-linked outer membrane protein, translating into MKKLLLVFVHQFWWVKYMFFTLFGVSFSLFLQAQSTQVSGTVVDTSGEPVPGVNVLVKNTTQGTVTNLEGLYRIEVSEANTSLIFSFVGFETKEVAINGRSQINITLNSDAEQLSEVVVTALGIEKEKKALGYAVQEVAGEGLQKAREPNVARSLTGKVAGLNVYNPTGLFEDPKLELRGRDPLIVIDGIPNPEADLWKISSDDVESIDVLKGPTASALYGSIGRDGAIMITTKRGSQEGVEVSVNSSTMFQPSYLRIPDVQSTYGNGNNGTYAYINGSGSGPEGGGWIWGPKLNQADASTASGFFETTQYDSPIDPVTGERIPTPFISRGENNVENFFRTGMISTNNVSISGGNEKGNFRASLSHMYQKGMVPNTGLNSTTFTVAGGYQLAEKLRADASLTYNKQYSDNFPERSYGPQNYLYNLVLWTGPDIDVRDLRNYWQEGNEGVQQRHYNTSWYNNPYFQAYEFLQGYNKDNNYGQLSLTYEPLENLEILARSGFNWYNTNRSVKEPLSYIRYGVKSRGNLELSNEYNFNINTDIIATYRKQLAEELNISVSVGGANRYNNFRTLNAYTDGLNVPEYYNLSNSTSNLTGGNLLQDQKVNSLYGTLDIEFLNSVFLTVTGRNDWISTLPLENNSYFYPSVSLSTVVSDIMPVPEAFEFLKLRGSWSQVSSGYINFDLTGFGSEYPYNQVQAYLPGINWNNNASVYFPETQISSDISPETTDSYEIGLDARFLQGRLGIDVAYYSMRDYNNITTIPVSEASGFTSRLVNGNEYKRRGIEVVLNATPLKLDLFQWDVMLNWSRHRRELTQVYGDANELNNVKVGERADAYYTSVWLRSPEGDIIYGDNGFPLIDPFQRRVGYSDPDGVFGINNSFSYKNFTLSVLLDGRYGGSFYSTTNSKMWWGGTHPGSVNQYRDDANNGESTYVGDGVVLLDGDVEYDSDGNILSDSRTFAPNTQAVNYISWTKDFYDGSPSEPGIYKETFMKLREVTLTYALPNSVLDNTFFEQASVSFVGRNLFLWSDVPNIDPDQGEDNLQTPSARSLGFNINLTF
- a CDS encoding sodium:solute symporter family protein — its product is MQSPLIKKLLPSLYIMAALLLLGGVLHLMGHPVYWPGFASMMCFYAVIFYIGTYAASMKGEENENSIMLAGRSIPLGVAVFTMSATWVGGGYINGTAEYTNSSGIAWVQAPWGYALSLIVGGLFFARKMRRYEFKTMIDPLQQRFGKKVAALLSLPAICGELFWTSAILTALGTTFGTVLGMDFVPSIIASAAIAIAYTALGGLWAVAFTDVIQMILLLIGLVLVIPFALDKVGGWDLAWKTYVEHKGILANALPPIDGWKHKSWGNYYWNWWDSALLLIFGGIPWQVYFQRVLASKNEKVAMRLSIIAGFVCMAAAIPAVMIGVIGHVAPWEALGVAPPQEAALTLPYVVRYLTNPFVATIGLGAIAAAVMSSVDSSILSASSMASWNIYRTLLKPKVDSKTLAKVIKRVIWIIGVAATLIALQVKSVYALWFLCSDFVYCILFPQLVCALFDKKANRYGAIAGLLVSLILRFGGGEATLGIPNIIPYPLIEDGNVLFPFRTTAMLSGLLTMVIVSRLSQKQCPPQPLHKLKQTITN
- a CDS encoding VIT1/CCC1 transporter family protein; protein product: MKAKHSSRQEDHFHGSNSSWGKLQEYLGEFVYGGIDGSVTTFAVVAGAAGAELSASIVLILGFANLIADGFSMSVGAYLSTQSERDNYEKHKRVEYWEVENMPKREEEEVREIYAAKGFEGELLEQVVAKITENKDRWVDVMMKEELEMVPETKSPWMMGLLTFISFFVVGLIPLLIYVFNYLNGIVVANTFLIASVLTSMAFVGIGWLKSMVTQTNRLKRVW